From Canis lupus baileyi chromosome 16, mCanLup2.hap1, whole genome shotgun sequence:
CTGCGCTCTGGAGGAGGGGGCTCAGGAATTGACCAGGGTAGGGACACTCACATTAGACCCCTCCGGGAGCAGGTGGAGCTGGTGTGTTTGTAACACCGGATTCTCTGCGGGGCGATCCTCTTCTCTGAAAAGTTGAAGCAACAGTTGGAGGACGACACGTGCACTAgaagagaaacacagaaatgGTTTGCATCTGTTTCTTAACCTGGACTTCGTTCCTCTCATCCAActggctttaaaaagaaaaaagaaaaaagaaaaaaaaaaaaccctctctggGACAGTCTCCGGGGCATGGAGACCGCATCCAGCCCAGTCACCTAGTTCTGTATGTGGGCAGAGGGTTGGAATTCTGGGGCTCAGCTCCCCACAAACCAGCCGTGTGGCCTTGATCAAGGTGAGCCCTCACCTGGGCCCCAGACCTCCCATCTGTCAAACAGGACCTTTTATTTCTAAAGGGGCTTCCAGTTCTGACATCCCACCACGAGTGCACGGTTTTGGTCCAATATTTGGGTTCAAGGGCTCTGGACCCCACACTCTGGGGGCCCAGTGAGTCTGGTGTGTGCAGGACAATGATGGTCTGTGGCTTTGGGGCAGGATTAGGAACTAATCCTTGGAGTAATTGGAACTAATCAAGGAGTTCCAATTGATGGAATGACAGGGAAAGAGCCTCCAGAACTCAAAGGCTTCCCACCCTCTGTCTAGAATGCCCTCTACCGAGGCCCACAGCTCTGTCTGGGTTCCGGTGCCCTCCCTGCCGGTTTGCACACTCTCTCCTACAACCCACCCCCAAGTGATTCGAATGCCAATCCTGGTTCCTTCctcctagttttgtttttttccttcctcctagtTTTACTGTTGACACAACATCTTTCACGTGCCTGGAATTAGGTCAGTCTTCTCTCGAAAGCCCTGAGGTCAGGCACTATCCACCCCATTTTATCGACAGAGAATGCACAGTTTGAGAGctaaagtgacttgtccaagtcACTGGCCCAACACTTGCCCCACAGTGACTAGCCCAGTCCTGACTTCAGGCTCTACCTCTTATCTGTTACCAGGAGGAGACAGCACCCAGCCCCCTCCTCTGCACCTCAGGTCTCCCAGTTTGGCCTCAAGAGCTTCAGAGCTCCCTGGATGAGGCAGGGCCTCCATTTGCTGCAGCTAGCAGCTCAGCCACTGTGCTTGCCCAGACAccttctcccccatccccaccccagccaAGTTGTCCATTCACCCTCCTTAGGAGGACTTCTTCCCAGAGGAGGCGAGACACAGGCATTGAGTTCAGGGAGAGCCCTGCCCGCAAGCCCAGAGTGCCTGCCTGGGTTTCTGCCCTCCCCACAGAGGAGCAAGGTGACTCCAGCCACACTCACTGCTCCTGCCGTCCACATCATGCAGCCACATTCCAGCCAGCAGCAGGCACGCCAGGGCCACGGTGATAAGCTTCATTCTGTGCAGTCTAGCTCAGACCTCCTTGCCGTGGTCTCGATGTGTCTGGTGAAGCGAAGAGCTTGTCCCTGGCCCATCTTGAAGTGCCCGGAGCTTTTATTAGAAGACTTGAGTGGGGTTTCCCAGACCCTGGTGCAGAGGTGGGGGAGTCACAGGGAGGAGAGATAATTACACCAAATGACCACATGGAACACTCCTTCCCCCATCTTTCCTGGGTGGTGTGAGAGGGATGAGGAAACTTCCCCCGAGTGCAGTAGCAGATAAAAATCTTGAGAGAATGAGTAGGAGTTGTCCCGGTTGAGTGGGAAGAGGAGATAGGTGAGGGAAAGAAAGTTGCCTGTGGCTCCTCTGACCCCACCCATTTCCGTCCTAGGCTGGAGCTGCTGGCCCTGAACATGATGGAGAGGAGGACCAGGGCTGAGGCACACCTGTGCTCTATCCCAGGTCTGCAGATCAGCGGTTGCACAAACTCATGTAGCCCCAGTCACATAGACTGCAAGACGGAAATAGTGACGCATGTCCCAAAGAGACACCACGATGGAAGTTAAATGAGAGCCACTAGGTCAATTGCCCAGCCCAGATCATTGCTCTTGCTATTTTTTCAATCACTCTACTTCTCAACAGCTTGCTCTGCTCTGGatcctcagggagccccaggaaAGACAGCTGCCATTACGAGGCAGTGCCCAATCTCGAGCCGCTGCCCTTCAATTCACAGGTTAACTAGTAAAAGCTGCACAGTGTAAGGTCAGCAGTGGATGTGCCATCTGGAGGGGACTGGGGAGGACCAGGAGCTGCCCAGGACCATCTGAGAGGTCTCCTGGGGGAATGCTCTTCAAGCAGAGCCTTCTGCAGAAGGGCTGAGGTGGGAAGGACATGCCACCAGAGTTAGGGGCTTGTATATGGGCAGGGAGGCATGGAAGGAGCATGCTCATTCAGAGATGCCAGAGGAGTAAAGAAAGTGAATTGGGTGGGGAAATGGTGGGAAAGAGGATGTGGCTGTACAGCTACGGAGCGGCCGTGTCATGAGGACATTGTGAGTAGTGCTTGGCATGGAGAATATCGTAGTAGGTGCTCCAGCAAAGGTAGCTGGGCTGAACCTGTGTATTAGAATCGTCAGGCATTATAAACCATAGAGGTTGACAAGACTGATCTACTTTGGTCATGCACTCTCCAGCTCAAAGGTCTGCATGGCTCCCCATTGTCAACTGGATGAAGCACAGGGTGCGCACCTGGACTTTCACGGCTCCTCGTGCTAGGTCTCCAAATTTGAATATTTGCAATTCCCTGAACCTGCCACAAGCTTTCCTACCGTTAGGATTTTGTTCCCGCTGTGACCTCCACCTGCAAGGTCCTCCTTACTGTCTCCCTCTGTGGGCTTTCTATCCTTTTCAAATACCACCGTCCCCCTTTAGAGACTTCTGCTGTCCCCAGCAG
This genomic window contains:
- the CCL1 gene encoding C-C motif chemokine 1, which translates into the protein MKLITVALACLLLAGMWLHDVDGRSMHVSSSNCCFNFSEKRIAPQRIRCYKHTSSTCSRRGLILKMKKGRETCVLQTAQWIKDYFKTMKPCLLM